In Montipora foliosa isolate CH-2021 chromosome 9, ASM3666993v2, whole genome shotgun sequence, the DNA window CAGTGCTGTGGCCTAGTCGCCATGTTATTGACTCGCAGCTGCATGCAGTCAGAATCTTCCTTGTTCCTTGTCCACGCAACCAACGCCAATGTTGAAAATTATATGACATTATGCGGTGGCATTGAAAGGCTTGCGCTTCACACAAAACGTAATGTTTGCTCACTTAACGAGATTTTTAAACAAGTAAATGTTCTCAGCCATCTTCATTAATTTAAATGGTAAATGTGAGGTTTCGTTACAGACAAGGAAATTGACGTCTAAAACTGTTCACATGACGCCAAATGTTTGAGTCAAAAGCTGTCACTTTGAGACTTGTCAATTTGACACAAAATTAggcaaacattaattttgccttGTACACTTTCCATGAAGGATACATTGATAAATTTGGTTAGATTTTGCATCACTTGTTCACTGGCGAACAATGCGTGCCCATATAGCCATCTCATATTTCACAATCTCTTCCTGATTTTCCCATAGTCAAGTTGTTGTGTTTTCAAATGGAATTTTAAAAGCCATCATCGTTAAACACTAATGTATGTCGAGTCGTCCGTTTATGTTAAAGATCGTAAGTGACAACACGTGGTGTCTTGTTACTTCTTTTGTCACGCGACCTAATCAACGTCACGCATGTCACGTGATGTAGAATgccaatgaaatgaaaatttcGAGCCGCTCAGTTTACGCTTGTCCAACTGCAGATGTATCCTTCTTTTTTCGTTATAAGTTCATTCGATTATCACTGTCGGAATATAAGCCAAAACCATGACGGGTAGGCACAGTTAAATAATTTGTCGATGTCTGAATAAGGATCTATTGCCAAATAAGTATCGTGATATGTTACCTCTGAAAAGTTCATAAACTGAGAACGGAAGGTAAATCAGTAAGATAACACAGACCAATTTGTAAGGATTTTCGGCCTTTCCCTAAAAAGTCTAGCCTGCGAACTCAGACgcatttccggcggtcgtttctctcccccgagaGAAATAAGTCTGCGTTGGCAGACTATAAAAGTTCTTATAtacatttgtttttaatttttcccaCATTTTCCTCGTAAACAAGGCTTAAAATTCTCCGAAAACATCGCCAAGAATATTTGGAAAAATTTAGAAAGCAGCCAGGTAACTTCTGATTGATGGTTTACATTGTCTTCAGCGGCGAAATcataatccttttttttttttcatcagaaAAAAATCGTATCCTAATCCAGATATTGAAAATTCCTTTCGCCTTACCCAGTAGTCAAAATGGCGGCTTAAATCGTGGTAAGGTCTGTCTCTCCCAACTCCGATTTCTCCCGTTGGGCTTCCTGTGACAAGAAGTAGACTTATTCATCACGGAAAATTGCCTCCTTTTCATGCTGGTTTTAATATTGTCACACAGAGCTGAACAAAATTGTTGAAGCACGTCATCACTTCACATGTACCATATAGCTATGCGTCTTCAACCTGCACGCCTCAAATATACACATTTATTcttcatgctccatacagtctgactgatattgttggcaaggcattgctctgggccagctccgtttgctgggacacaaataatacCACATATGTctgggatattttggccaagccctgatgggctaggccgtttattgaaaatcagcatggtaacctaggaaataccCAAGTATAGAAGACATTatcccagcaaaggtgaggggacacacgccatccacaagaaagtaaaactagggagggtggggggggggggggggtaattgATTTGACTCTGTTGAATCAGCCTACGCCTAGCTTGtacaaatggtgaatgatctccAGCAAATCCCGGATGACAGAAATACCCAAACTGCAGCAtgggaaataactaactaaGTTTGTCACACTCAGTATAAATCCATTAATTTCCTCTTGGCAACAAATTTCCTGTATTTCATTCATCTAGTCCTTCTCTGGAACACACGAGCCCAAAAAATTGACCTGTTTGCAACTGAGTTGCTCCTGAATCATAGCTGAGTAGTAGTAGAGCATTGCATAGGCcgcgcagaggtcatgggttagAATCTCGTTGAAgccacctgtatttttaggtgttttttaagacaatttcttaaattgtccagaaaagTATGAGGATCTCTTCCAACCTCTTTCGtataccgcgcaccggtggctcagttggtcgagcatcgggctgtcatgcggaaggtcgtgagttcgactccggccggaccaacactcagggtcttaaaataactgaggagaaagtgctgcctttgtaataacatctgcCCATGTTTAGCTATATAGGCTTtaaagtcttctcggataagaactGTAAACCATTGccattgttggaaattaaatagtatgagacgttaaagaacccactcaccattcgataagagtaggggacgtagtccccggtgttgtggtctgacctatctgaacgggggcatctttcccttcctaaaaataattgtaaactgcggtacaagcagtctggctaaagtcccccacaaagcattgtaaattagacctgaaaagccccgaggggagagactaatagatTCACTTCACTTTCAATGAATTTCGAAATTTTTAATGTAAGATACTTTAATTTACTGTTATATCAATCAGAGCTGATTTCAATTTTGCTATCTGTTCATTCAAGGTGGGATGATAATGTCCCCCACCAAACATACTACTGAATTTACTAAAAACCCGAGGCTAGGATTGCTCCGCAATCTGGCCTATACTGTTTGAAGGGCCGATATCTAAGTAATCAAATGGATATAAGTCATTTAATTCGACGTTTTCAAAACGTGATAGGACGCAGCATGGCAGGGTGTACGAAAGCCTTCAATGCACAAAATTGACCTTCACTCGAAAAACATATTATGGTCACTTACTTGGGGAAGGGACGGGACAGAACTCAAAATTGAATCCACAAATAGGCGCGTCTGCAGGTGGAGATGTCTGCCGACCATCTTCCGACCACGATATGTTAATACCGGGGAAAAGGCGCAATATTTCCTTTCCCGACCTATCCACCAGAAAGTCACCTACTGCCTTCATTTCTGACGAAAACAATGCAAGAATATTtggcaattttcttttcttccagaAAACTTCAAAGCAAAACTGGCAAGCAAAGTTAACATAATTTTATATCAAACCGGCTTTGTTTTAGCGCACTCACCACTTGTTTTTACATCGAAGTCAAGGAGTACCATGTTGAATTCTGCATCTCCGTTGTCGTCAACATGTACGTGAAATCCAGTGATACCTATTTCCATAATGAAATTCATTAACTAATTTAATGAACGCAAACAGAAACATAACCTCAACCTCAACCGCAACCGCAAACAGAAACGCAATATTCAGATCACCGATGTTTCCCTTATAAATTGTTATTGTTGTCATTGTTCTCCATTTGTAAACGAATTGAAGATGAGCATGACATCATACTTGTAGACGATGAGACCACAGATAGCTGACAAAGTCAATCTGGGTAAGAAACATATGCTTACAACCTGGACAGGCTTTTGCAAGATCTAGAGCAGTAGGGGGTTGGagcgcaacctcgttcccagggtctctcttctcttctATCAACGAATTCTGTGATTTTGATACATATTTTCTTAGTCTCTTGTGCCCAAGATTCATTTCCAAAGTTCGACAGAGGCAATCTAATATAATATGTATGGGATTCCGCGTTTGTGATATATCTGCCTTTTACAAAAAGGGGGATATAAACAGGCAGAAAGTTTGCCAAGAtacaaagcaaattaacaaccCGAAGATAAATTAAACCTTAAAAGAAATGACAGTAGTTTACAAGGGCTGAGGTCATGATTAAATCTGTGCTGTTGTTGTCACAAGTTGGTCCACTTACTATCGAAATCGGTCCCTTTGATTTTACTGAAAATTGTAACTCCATCGCGTGGATCTTGGCCAGCTGAAATAGTTTTGTTCAGAGCAAGGGAGTAGAGATAAACAGCATCGAACAAATAAGCAGCGTAGTGTAGAGTCTACagaaagaagcaaaagaaaaaaaaccccgAAAATCAAGAATCAAAAATGAACTTCTCGCCATGCTTtcgttaaaatacaaagtattATGGCGTCTAGTACTTGTCAATGCAGCACGTTCATGGtatcaaattgttgcattttttcaaagtttatttaCTTATAATAAAATAGATGGTCATAAGAGTAGAGGTCTCCTTTAACAGCGTTATCTCGGATAACTATTGTAGAAACTGAAAAATTGTTCTTACATTCTCTGCTGTCTGGTTTATTCgatgaggaaaatcatttagcTTAGCAACCACTTGTTCCTGGAACTTTTTATACTTGGTAACATTAAAAGGATTGGGAACTAGTGTAAGCACTGAATTCCAGGCCATCTTGGCTTCAGTCTGATTGACAGTTCCACTGATTCCTCCCCACCAGTAATCCAAGGCATGCCCGAGGTATATCTCAGAGA includes these proteins:
- the LOC137971038 gene encoding resact receptor-like isoform X1, yielding MQLRVNNMATRPQHWTLFNYFLLLLWFIQLNSQADKPKLRIVLLYPFSSCDQLITTELPFASAFLVAVDTINNNSMGFNFNLSIDWNDTRCSELVGIKAMSEQWKRGVQAFIGPGNQSYCATSARIAASWNIPMISYFCDEDVVSDKTLYPTFARTRPPNAQLSKSILAVLNQFSWKVVAIVYCNDSCFSQKSWKKTKEDMKNTFEGNGVKVSYEATMPMEHEQAEFDHRLDEIKRKARIIILAANPEYAPAFMVSARRKGMTNGDYVYIVSTLSEIYLGHALDYWWGGISGTVNQTEAKMAWNSVLTLVPNPFNVTKYKKFQEQVVAKLNDFPHRINQTAENTLHYAAYLFDAVYLYSLALNKTISAGQDPRDGVTIFSKIKGTDFDSITGFHVHVDDNGDAEFNMVLLDFDVKTSEMKAVGDFLVDRSGKEILRLFPGINISWSEDGRQTSPPADAPICGFNFEFCPVPSPRRERCPRSDRSDHNTGDYVPYSYRMVTMLIFNKRPSPSGLGQNIPDICGIICVPANGAGPEQCLANNISQTVWSMKNKCVYLRRAG